The genomic region CGTTGCCGCCAACGCATTCAGCGGCAATCGCATCCTGCAGGTGCAGTCCCTCGGCGCAGGCGCCCCGGAGGTCTACACCACCACCTCATCGTTCGCTTCCGGCGACAACATCACCGTCGACGACGCCGCCATCCGCACCCAGGGCGGCGAAGAAGACCACGTGCGCCGCGTGGTCAAGGAGTTCACCAACGACCGCGAGTTCTCCATCGTGGGCCTGACCTGGACCGGCGACCGGGATGTCGCCGCGTACGTGCGCTCCCAAAAGGCCGACGGCGCCTGGTCCGAGTGGTTCGAGATGGACCCGGCAGACCCGCAGGCGGGCTCCGACAAGTTCGGCACCGAGCCGATCTACGTCGGCCGCACTAAGCGCATCCAGGTCTCCACCGGCAACGTGGACCTGCTTGAAGGCGGCCGCGCCGCCTCCGACGCCCCCACCACCGCCAACGACATCGAAGCCGTGTTCCTGGACGGCGGCACCGGCACCGCGCAAGGCGGCATCCAGCCGGTCGCCGATTCCTACACCCGCGGCATGCCCGAGGTAGTCACCCGCGCGCAGTGGGGCGCCGGCCGCAGCAGCACCCCGTACTACTCCGAGCCCACCACCGCCGCTACCGTGCACCACACGGCCGGTTCCAACAACTACTCCGAGGCCGAGGCACCGGGCATCGTGCGCGGCATCTGGAACTACCACACCAACAACCTGGGCTGGGGCGACATCGGCTACCACGCGCTCGTCGATAAGTACGGCAACATCTACGAAGGCCGCGCCGGCGGCATGGACCGCGGCCCGCAGGGCGCGCACGTCGGCTCCTTCAACCAGAACACCTGGGGCGTGTCCATGCTGGGCGACTACCAGCAGGCAGAGCCGACCCCGGCCGCGCTGCGCGCGATGGGCGATATCATCGGCTGGAAGGCCGCCCAGGCAGGCTTCGACCCCACCGGCTCCAGCTACCACGTCGCCGAGGGCAACTTCCGCGGTTCCAAGTACGCCGCCGGCCAGGGCGCGATGTTCAGCAACATCAACGCCCACCGCGACTTCCACTACAACACCTGCCCGGGCGACAACCTGTACTCCAAGCTGCCCATGATCCGGGCAGCCGCCTCCCTGAAGTACCGCACGCTGCGCTCCGGCAACGATTCCGGGTCGCTGTTCGGCGAATGGGGCAAGGAGTCGACCACCGCGTCCGCAACCGCCACCACGACGCCCACCAGCACCGCGCCGGCCACCAACACCGCGCCGGCGGATCCGAACGTGCAGACCACCGTCGTCACCGCAACGCCGACGCGCCAGTCGGCGTCCGTCGACGACACCTTGACCGCACTGTCCTCCGGCGACCCCACCGCGATCGCCACCGTGGCTGGCACCGCAATCGGCCTGGTCTTGCTCTACCTGGCCGCCCAGGACAAGCTGCCCACGGTAAGCACCAAAGGCGACGTGCAGATCTTCGAGGGTCTGACGCTGGAGCAGGCCGCCGGGCTGGCGAAGCAGATCAGCCCCGCGGTCGCGCCCACCCTCAACGCCTTCGGCGCCGAAAACGCCGCGCAGGTCTGGACCTCGCTCGAGCCCACCCTGGGCAAGATCGTCGCCGGCGTGGGCGGCCCGACCGGACCGGCAGTGACCCTCTACTCAAACGGCGTGGGTGCCCGCAACAAGGAGGGCGAGATCATCGCGCTGGTGGGCAAGATCGCCGAGGCCTGGCTGCAGCAGGGCCTGGACGCTGGCCCGCTGGGCATGCCGGTAAGCCAGCAGTTCAACCCCACCGCCGACACCGTGCGCGTGGACTTCGAAGGTGGCTTCATCACCTACAACCCGTCCACCAACGCCGTGGACATCAACGCCCGCTAGGCCCCCTCGCAAGCTCGGGCCTAGGCTAGATCCAAGCAGCGGGCGACCGCGTCCTCCCACGCGGCAATGAGCCGGTCCCTGTCGGGGCCGGCCATTTCGCCTTCCCAGGTCGTCGGGGTGCCGAGCGTGAGCGGCTCGTCGAGAAGCGAAATGCCCATGCCCGCCGCCGACGCCGCCCCCATCACCGTCGTCTCGGTGTTGGCGGGACGCTCCACGCTGATGCCGAGGATGTCCGCCTGCATCTGCATGAGCAGATCATTCGTGGTCATGCCGCCGTCCACCTTGAGCGCGGTCGGCTCGCCTCCCATCGCGCACACCACCTCGCGCGCCTGCAGGCAGGTCGCCTCCAGCGCCGCGCGAGCAATGTGCCGCTTATCGACGAACCTGGTCAACCCCACGATCACCCCACGCGCATCGGGGCGCCACCGCGGCGCGAACAACCCCGAAAATGCCGGCACGATCACCACTCCCCCACTGTCGTCCACCTGCGAGGCGAGCGTCTCGGATTCCGCGGCGGTTGCAAGCAGGCCCAGCTGGTCGCGCAACCACTGAATCAACGACCCGCCCACGGCTACCGAGCCCTCCTGCGCGTACACCGGCGGCTGCCCCTCGATTTGGTATGCCACCGTGGTCAGCAGCCCACTGTCGCTGAACTTCGGCGTGCGACCGGTATTGAGCAGCATGAACAGGCCCGTGCCGTAGGTCATCTTCGCATCGTTTTCGCGAAGTCCGCCCTGGCCGAACAGCGCCGCCTGCTGGTCACCCAACACGCCTGTGATCGGCACACCCGCCAACGGGCCCCGGCGGCGAATCGTGCCGAACTCGCCCACCGACGGGCGGATCTCGGGGAGGATTTGGCGGGGGATGCGAAGCTCGTCGCAAAGCTTGTTGTCCCATTGCAGCGTTTCCAAATCCATCAGCAGCGTGCGCGATGCGTTGGTCACGTCGGTCAAGTGCACCGCCCGCTCTGGCTCCTTCGCGCCGCCGGTGAGGTTCCAGATCAGCCACGTATCAATCGTGCCCGCCAGCAGCTCGCCGTTTTCCGCGCGCTCCCGGGCGCCCGCGACGTTGTCCAGAATCCACGCCCACTTCGGCGCCGCCGGGTACGAGTTGTGCAGCAGCCCCGTCTTGCGCAGGTACTTGGCCGGATCACCCTCGTGGTTGGTGCGCGTGTCCTGCCACACGATCGCGTTGTAGATCGGCTTGCCAGTTGCCTTGTCCCAGATCACGGCCGTTTCGCGCTGATTGGTCACACCGAGGGCGTCGATGTCCTGCTCGCTGATGTCCTTGTCCGCCAGCGCCTCGCTCAGCGCCCGGCGCGTGTTGCGCCAGATCTCCATCGGGTCGTGCTCCACCCAGCCCTTCCGCGGCATGTGCTGGGCGTGCTCGTACTGCGTTTGCGCGATGACCTTGCCGTCGGTGCGCGTGATGCACACGCGTGTCGACGTCGTGCCCTGGTCAATCGCCGCAATCAAAGCCATGCGCGCGATTCTATCGGGGCGGGGTGCGCCGGCCCTGCACGGCAGAGCCGGCGGGGTTGGAACGCGGCATCTGCCGGACTGAGGCGTCTGCCGGAGGCTCGTCGTATAGCAGCGCGGCGGGGGCGCTATACGATCAACACCTTGTTGCAACTCACATTCATTATCACCTGGGCAAACGCGAACGAGTTGTGCGGATCGTATAGCAGCACCCCCGCCCCCGCTATACGATCTTCATCCCCGGCGCATCTCGCGTGGACGCATCCCGCCTCGCGTGCGATACTCCCGCCCATGGGGGGAATTGCAAAGAAACGCCAGGCTGAGCTGGATCTGATCACGCAGGTCGCAGCCCAGTGCAAGACATCTGTGATAACCGGCCCGGCGGCGGCGCGCTGGCTCGGGTTGTCCACGCTCAATTGGGTGACCGCCGTGGACCTGGCTCTTCCGGGCGAAGCGCGGTCGTGGGGGAAGAAGTATCCGGACAGGGTCTACCGCGACGGCCTCCTGCGCGAGCAGGAGTTTCTCGTGCACAACGGCGTCCGCACGGCCACCGCCATCCGCGCGATGTTCGATTCCTTCCGCTACCACGGCCGCATGGAAGCCCTGGTACAGATTGAATCTGCCCGGTTCAAGCACGAGCACCTGAGCATTGACTACCTGCTGGCCAAGACGGAAGTGTTGCCTCGCGCGCGGGGGTTGAAGTCGTTTAGGCAGCTCATCGGGTACTCCTCCGACACCTCCGCCAGCGCGTTGGAGACTCGTCTGCGCCACCGCCTCCTTCGGGCCGTGGAAACGGGCCAGCTCACGGGGGTGGAAAGCCTGGAGTTCCAGGTCGGTTTCCAGATCGTCGACGAACACGGTTGGCCCACGGTGGCTTGGGCGGATGCACTCATCAACGGCTTCCTCGTGCTTGAGGCGGACGGGCGGGAGAAGACGAGCGGGGAGATGGGCGATGCGGCAGATGCTTTACGACGTGAACGTCACCGCGAAACCCAACTCCAAAACCGCGGCGCGACGGTGCGCCGCGCGGGGTGGGACGCTACGTCGTGGGGCGGGTTGATCGCCGAGCTACAGCGGTTGATCAACCACCAACCCGGGGTGCACCAGCTGCCCAACCGGATGGACGTGCGGTACCGCCAGTGGCTGGCAGGGCTTGAGCGCCGCGCGGGTTAGAACCAGCGCTCGAGCACCCGCGCAACACCGTATTCGTCGTTGGTTGCGGTGACGTGGTCGGCGGCGTCGCGCAGCACGTCCTTGGCGTTTCCCATGGCCACCCCGAGGCCGGCCCAGCGCAGCAGCTCGAGGTCGTTGGGCATGTCGCCGAACGCGATGGCCTCGGCGGCGGTCACGCCGTAGAGCTCAGCGAGGTAGGTCGCGCCGGCGGCTTTGTTCACGCCGGGGCAGGACACCTCGAGCAGGCCTTCGTCCATGGAGTAGGTCACGTGCGCCAGTATCGGGTCGATGTGCGGAGCGATGAGCTCGTACATCTGCGCCGAGGTCATGGCGGAGCAGCGCACCAGAAGCTTTGCGGCGGGCTGGCTGATCAGGGTGGGGGTGTCGGCGACGCCGAAGCAGCTGTCCCACGCGTCGCGGTTGTACTCGGGGGTGATGATGAAGCATTCCTCTTCCGGGTCCAGCGCGGAGGAGCCGACGCGCTCCACGCCGTAGCCGTGCGCGACCCCGGCGAGCACGCGTTCCGCCACGTCGACGACCTCGGCCATCGCGGACGGGGCGAGTTCAAAGGCGTGGATGACGCGGTCTTCGGCCGGGTCGTAGACCACCGCCCCGTTCGCGCACACGCACACCGGCGCGATCGGCAGCTGCTCCAAAACGGGCAGCAGCCAGCGGTGCGGCCGCCCCGTGGCCAGGCCGAAGTGGACCCCGGACGCCACGGCGCGGGACACCACGCCGCGCAGTCGCTCGCTCACACGGCCGGCGGAGGTGATAAACGTGCCGTCGATGTCCGAGATAATCAGGCGTGGGGCGGCGTTCACGGCGTCACTTCCTGCGCTTTTTCGCTTCGCGCTCGGCGCGTTCGCGGGCGTAAATTTTCTCGGCCTCGGCGATGGTCGGGGCGGTGCCGCCGAGGGCGACCGGCATCCACGCCTCGCAGGCACCGTCGGTGTGGAGGGAGGCGTATTCGTTCCGTGAGGCGTCGAGAAGCAATTGCATCTGCCGCTTGAGCTCGGCGGTGTCCGCCTCCGCGTCGCCGGTGAGCGCGACGGGCTCGCCGTAGCGCACGATCACGGGGACGTTGCGGAAGTGCTTGGGCAGGTCCTTGGTCCAGATGCGCTGCGAGCCCCAGATCACGCACGGGATCAGCGGCACACCAGCCTGGTGGGAGATGCGGGCGGCACCGGTTTTGAAGTGGGCGAGCTCGAAGGAACGCGAAATGGTCGCCTCTGGGAAGATGCCCACCAGGTTGCCTTCGCGCAGCATGCTCACCGCAGGGGCGATCGAGTCGGCGCCGCGGGCGCGATCGACGGGCACGTGCTTCATTATCTTCAGCAGCTGGCCCAGCACCGGAACGTCGAAGACGGCCTTTTTGGCCATGAAGCGCACCAGGCGGTCCCCGTGCAGGTAGGGTCCGGTGCCCAGGAGGATGAAGTCGGCGTAGCCGGTGTGGTTGCCAGCGAGCATCGCGCCGCCTTCCGCCGGGATGTTTTCGGCGCCGATGACCGTGACATCGATGTTCGCGGCGCGCATGAGGCGCCGCGCGAACCCCACAAAGCCCTGATAGAACCGCTCGACGGCCTCATCGCGGTTGGCGGCGATGCCTTCGTAGAGCCGCGGGACGGTAAAGCCGCGGTACCGGCGGGTATCCATTACGGCGCAAGCACTTCCTTACCCACCCACGGGCGGAGCGCCTCGGGCACGCGCACGGAGCCGTCCGCCTGCTGGTTGTTTTCCAGGATGGCCACCAGCCAGCGGGTGGTGGCCAGGGTGCCGTTGAGGGTGGCGGCGGTTTGGGTCTTGCCGTTTTCGTCGCGGTAGCGCGTCTGCAGGCGGCGGGCCTGGAAGGTGGTGCAGTTCGACGTCGAGGTCAGCTCGCGGTAAGTGCCTTGCGACGGCACCCACGCCTCCGTGTCAAACTTGCGGGCTGCAGAGGAACCGAGGTCGCCGGCGGCGACGTCGATGATGCGGTACGGCACCTCCACGGCGGCAAGCATGTCGCGCTCCAGACCGAGCAGCTTCTGGTGCATCGCCTCGGCGTCTTCCGGCTTGCAGTAAGCGAACATTTCCAGTTTGTCGAACTGGTGGACGCGCAGGATGCCCTTCGTGTCCTTGCCGTAGGAGCCTGCCTCGCGGCGGAAGCAGGAGGACCAGCCGGCGTAGAGCAGGGGCCCGTCGGACAGGTCGATGATCTCGTCCTGGTGCAGGCCGGCCAGGGCCACCTCGGAGGTACCCACCAGGTACATGTCGTCGCGCTCGAGGTAGTAGATCTCCTCGTCGTGCGCGTCGAGGAAGCCGGTGCCCTGCATCACTTCGGGGCGCACCAGCACCGGCGGGATCATCACCTTGAAGCCGGCCTCGCGCGCCTTCTGGGCGGCGAGCATGAGCATGCCCAGCTGCATCCAGGCACCGTCGCCGGCGAGGTAGTAAAAGCGCGCGCCGCCGACCTTGGTGCCGCGCTTCATGTCGATGATGCCGAGTGCTTCGCCCAGGTCCAGGTGGTCTTTGACCTCGAAGTCGAACTCGGGGACCTCGCCGACGTGCTCGAGGACCACGAAGTCTTCCTCGCCGCCAGCCGGAGCGCCTTCGACGATGTTGGCGATGGAGTACTGCAGCTTGTTCAGATTCTCCGCCGCCTCAGCTTCTGCAGCCTCGGCCTCCTTCACACGCGCCTTGAGCTCGTTGGAGCCTTCCAGCAGCGCCGGGCGATCCTCGGGCGCGGCTTGGCCGATCTTCTTGCCAAACGCCTTCTGCTCCGAACGCAGTTCATCGGCGGCTTGGATAGCGGCGCGGCGCGCCTCGTCGGCGGCCAGCAACTCGTCTACAAGCGCAGGGTCTTCGCCGCGAGCTCGCTGGGATTCGCGGACGGCCTCAGGGTTTTCGCGCACACGCTTCAGATCAATCACGCTTGTTCACCTTACCTTGTATCCCCGCGGCGCCGGGGCACAACAGCATCCGGTCATAACCAGTGCGCTATGGTGGGCGTATGCTCCCTCCGATCACAGACGGCCCCGTGCCCAAGCACGAGCAGCTCCGCTCGATCCTGGAAACCCGCATCGCCGCGGAGTTTGCCCCGGGCGACCCGCTGCCGGGCGAGCGGGCGCTGGAGGAGGAATACGGCGTCTCCCGCATTACGGTCCGGCGCGCGATCGGGGACTTGGTTGCGGCGGGCCGTCTGCGCCGCGTGCGCGGCAAGGGCACGTTCGTCGCCCCGGCACCGTTGGTGAGCCGGCTGCACTTGGCCAGTTTTTCCGACGAGATGCGGGCGCAGCGCGTTGAGGCGTCCTCACGCATCCTGCTGTCCGAGCGCACCACCCCGCCGGAGGCGGTCGCGCAGTTTTTCGGCACCGCGCCCAACACCACCCACATCCGCCTGCGCAGGCTGAGGCTTGGCGACGGCGAACCGTACGCCGTCGATGACGCCTGGTACAACGCCGTACTCGTGCCGGACCTTCTGGAAAACGACGTGTACCACTCCGTGTACACCCTGCTGGACAAGCATTACGGGCTGGGAGTGACAGAAGCGGAGCAGACCGTCACGGCCGTCACAGCAGGCCCGGATAACGCCCCGTTGCTGGATGTTTCGCCGGATACCGCGCTGCTGCACATTGTCCGTTATGCCCGGTCAGGGGCGCACAACGTGGAGTTTTGTTCCTCGGTCTACCGCACGGACCGCTACCGGCTGACTACTCGGGTCGCGCGAGAAGTGGAATAATGGGCCGCCATGGCTTCGAAACAGAGCGCGTTACGCTCCTTCCTCATTGCCGCACTGGCGGGTGCCGTCGGCGCGGGCACGTACGCGCTCGCCGCGGGCACCCCCGATACGGGGAGCGAGACCGCGCCCTCCACAGCCGCGTCGACTGCGCCGTCGGAGGCGGCCTCGTCGTTCACTCCCGCTGACGCTGGGGCGTGTTTGACCTGGCAGGTGGCCGAGGACGGCACGATCACCGGCTTCGAGCAGGCGGATTGCGATCTCGAGCACCGCTTCGAGGTGTCCCTGCGCCAGGATTTGGCCACGTACCCCACCTCCGAGTTTGGCCCTGAGGCCCCGCTGCCAAATCCGACGCGCCAGGCCCAGTTGCGCGAGGAGCTGTGCGGCGCCGGCACCTTGCGCTACTTGGGCGGCAAGTACGACCCGAACGGCCGCTACTCCATTGCGCCGATCCTGCCGCCGGCGGACGCGTGGCAGAACGGGGACCGCACGATGCTGTGCGGGCTGCAGGAGACGAACCGGGCGGGTGAGCCGATCCTGACTTCTGGCCGGGTGGCGGATCAGGATCAGGCGCGGGTGTTTGAGGCTGGCCAGTGCGTGACCATCGACCCGTCGAATACGCTCTCCCCGGTCAAGTGCGCGGACCCGCACCAGCTGGAGATCACCAGCCAGGTTTCGCTCGCCGAGGTGTTCCCGGACCACACCCCCACCGTGGAGGAGGAGGACAAGTACCTCCAGGACGTGTGCACCGAGGCGGCGCAGGATTACCTCGGCGGCGAAGAGCAGCTGTACCAGATTGCGCTGCGTCCCTTCTGGACGACGCAGAGCCCCGCTGCCTGGGAGGGCGGCTCCCGCAGCGTGAACTGCGCGCTGATGTTCTCCCGCCCGGAGGGCACGTTTGCCAACCTCACCGGTTCGGCGACGCAGGGCCGCGAGCAGTTGCTTATCGACGACGCACCGCCCCCGGAGCGCCCCGCCCGCCGTCCGCTGCGCGAGCAGCAGACCCCGTCTCCGGCGCCTGCACCGGCTGCCGCTGACGGGCTCGCACCTGATCAGGCCCCGGATCAGGCACCTGCACAGACCCCACTGCAGGCTCCGGTGCAGTAGCCATGCGGCCGGTCAGCGACGAGGCGTTCGAGGAGATGATCAACGACGCCTTGGACACCATCCCGGACAACTTTGCCCAGCACATGACAAACATGGTCATCCTGGCCCGGGACTACAACCCGGACAACCCCACCCTGCTCGGATTGTTCGAGGGCGTGCCGCTGACGGAGCAGCACTCCAACCACACCGGCTATTTGCCGGACGCGGTGTTCGTTTACAAAAACGCCCTCGAGGCCATTTGCGTGGACGAGGAGCAGCTGCGCCACGAGGTGAAGGTGACCGTGCTGCACGAGGTGGGCCACTACTTCGGCTTAGAAGAGCACGAGCTGCACGCGCTCGGCTGGGGCTAGGCGCTTGCGCCCATCTCCCTAGCGATGCGCAGTATTTCCTCGTCCTGTTCTTCACCGGTGAGTTCGCCGAATCTTTCGAGGTAGCGGTACTGCACTTCGTCGACGGTGTGGTCGTAGTGCGCGAAGAGAGCCCCGGTCGGGTCCTCGGCCGGGCGGCGTTGCAGCAGCACTTCCAGCATGAGGCGGAACAGCGGCTCGTCGAAGCTCAGCTTCACTAACCCGATTTGGCCGTCGACGTGGCCGAAGGTGTAGAACTCGACCTGCTTGTCTCGGCCTCGATAAATGAACATGGTCAGCGGGTACTGTTCAGCTGCAACGTGCACCTGGCTGCGCACTTCGTACTCGAAGCGCTCAATCGTGTCGCCCGCCCATGGGTACCTGTCTGTCGGCATGGTGAAGACCATATGCATTGTTGTACACGAACTTTTCGGCTAGCGCGCGGTGCGCGGCCAGGTGCCCAGCTGCCGCATCGCGGTGGTGTGCGCGGCGCAGGCTTCCAGCGCGCTCGCCACGGCCGCATCGTCGGCGTGGCCGGCCAGGTCCACGAAGAAGTCGTAGGTGTTCGGCTCCTCGCGGGTGGGCCGCGATTCGATGCGCGTCATGTCCACGCCGCGGGCGGCGAATTCCTGGAGCACGCGCACCAGCGCACCGGGTTCGTTTTTGGTGCGGAAGACTATGGCGGTGCGGTCGTCGCCGGTGGGCGCCGGTTGCGCAGGTTGCTTTGCGACGAGCACGAACCTGGTCCGCGCCGTCCCCAGATCAGCTACGCCGCGGGCGTGGATCTCAAGCCCGTGCAGGTCCGCCGCGCGCTCCGGGGCGGCGGCCACGTCGGCGTCGCCGTTGGCCACCATCTCCGCCGCGGCCGCGTTGGAGGACGCCGGGATGAACTCCACCTGCGGCAGGTTTTCGCCCACCCAGCGCTTGACTTGCTGCTGGGCGACGGGGTGGGTGGCAAACCGTTTCGCGCGGTCGAGCGATTGGCCCGGGCGCGTCATGATGGCGAATGCGATAGCCAGCTCCGTTTCCCCCACGATGCCCGCGCTGGCGGTGGCGGCGAGCGCGTCCATGGTGGTGGTCACGGCCCCATCGACAGAGTTCTCTATCGCGCAGACCGCGTAGTCGACGTCGCCGGCGTCTATGGCGGCGAGAGCTGCCGCCGGGGATTCGACGGGCACGTACTGCGCGCCGTCGATGCGGAAGCTGCGGGCTGCTTCCTCTGTGAACGTGCCTGCCGGACCCAGGTAGGCGACGCGCGTCACGGGTACCTTTGCAGCAGCGGGTGCGTGTCGCTGGCCACGTCCCGCCAGTTTTCCGGGGTGATGCGGATGCGCTCGGCCCAATCGTCCCAGGAGGCCGAGCTGCTGGTATCTCCGGTCAGCTTGTTGATGGTGATCTGCACGACCGCGTGGTGGAACGGTTTTCCGTCCGCCAGCGCATCGGTGTAGGCGACGGCGTAGGGCTCAAGCTTCGCGCGGGAGAACACCCCGTAGGTGAAGTTGAGGGCCTCCATGTAGAAAATCGCGTCCACCTGTTCCAGCTTCGTGCCCTCCGGGCCGGAGGTGAGCGTGAAGAAGGCGTTCAGCCCTGCCCAGTCCGCGCCGAGGTACTTCGTTTGCTGGAAAACCTCGCCGCCGAGCCTGGTAAACAGCGCGTCGGTGAGGTGGGCGCCGGTGGGAGCTGCAGCGGGCGTCATGGCGGAGCGAAGGAAAAGGTGTCCGTCCACGATCAGGTTCGTGTGCCTCGCGCTCAACTGGCGGGCGTAGTTCTGGAGGTCCTGCGCCTCGGGAACGCCCCGTGCCGGGTCGAACGGGTGGCTGCCGTGGTAGACAAACGAGTTGGATTTCGGGTTGAAGCTTGCGGCGTAGAGCTGGGTGGGGTCGCCGCCGGGCTCCGCGACTTCCTGCCAGAACACCTCGTAGAACAGTGTGCAGTGCTCTTCCTCGTGGTCGATCTTGGCCACCTGCGCGGGCTGGCCCGCAAACTCCACCAATGCGGTAACGAAGGTATTGCCTTCGTGTGCGATCACGACGGAATAGAACATTGCCACCTCGATGTGCTGCGAGATGCCCTCGACGATGGTGCGAACGATCTGCTGGTACGGCTCTCTCGGGCCGCCTGCCCCTTGGGTGTCACCGGCTGTCATAGCCACGTTTGTACACGAATGTCAGTTGCCTAGCGCGTCTTCCGCGAGCAGCGCGTACGTGATCAGCCAGTGCGTGGCCATGAAATTGGTGCCTGTCAGGTGGGCAGCGGCGGCGTCGATGAGTTGCTGCGTGCCGTCCGGCTTGCCAATTTCGCGCAGTAGCCACGCGCGGGTGAGCATAAGCCCGATGAGGTGGGCCTGCTGCCCGTCTTCCGGGTCGTTGACCTGGATCGGGGCAGTGTAGAAGGTGTACGCCTCCGGCGCGAAGAAGTCTTGCAACCAAGCGTCGAATTCGCTTTCCGGCAACACGCGGCGCATCAACGCGGCCTCGGCCAGGCCGTTGGAGACGAAGTCGTGGCCCGAGACTTCCCACTCGTGCGGGTAGGCGCGCTCGGCGCCGAACCAGTCGAGGGCGGTGCGCTCCACCAGCGGGCGCATGCGTGGTGAGGCGTCGAATATCAGCAGTAGCGCTAGCGCGGAGTTGGAGTGCACTCCGTGGCGCACCGGCCACTGCTGCGTGCGCAGCCACGCGGCGATGTTGTGCTCTAGCTGCGCCTCCAGCGGTGCCAGTGCATCTTCCCAGCGGGTGTCCCGGCATACCTTGACCAGCTGCATCGCCCACGCCCAGCCGTAGGGGCGCTCGTAGAGTGGGTGCTCGCGCAGGTAGTCCGCTTCGGCCGCGATGTTGTACGGGGTCAGGCGTTGGTCCAGCAGGGCGGAGAGCCCGAGGTCGCTGTCACGCCCGTGCAGTTTCACCGCGGAGCAGAGCATGTGCACGCACGAATGCCAGTCGTAGGAGCCCCAGAACGCGGGGTGGAGCTCTCGCGGATCCGCATGGCCCGGGCCATGCTGCACGTGGTGCATGGCGGCGGGGTATTCCTGGCTGACAACCTGCGCAATAGTGCTCGCCCACGATTCGTCCATGGCGTTAAAGTTAGCGCATGCACAGGCGCCTGAAGCTGGAAATCCTGCTCGTCCTCGCCGTCACCTTCGGCGCCTCCGGTCTGCGCGCGGCGCTGCGGCTGGTGGATTCGCTGCTGAAAGAGCCGCTGAAC from Corynebacterium fournieri harbors:
- a CDS encoding DUF2891 family protein, with amino-acid sequence MDESWASTIAQVVSQEYPAAMHHVQHGPGHADPRELHPAFWGSYDWHSCVHMLCSAVKLHGRDSDLGLSALLDQRLTPYNIAAEADYLREHPLYERPYGWAWAMQLVKVCRDTRWEDALAPLEAQLEHNIAAWLRTQQWPVRHGVHSNSALALLLIFDASPRMRPLVERTALDWFGAERAYPHEWEVSGHDFVSNGLAEAALMRRVLPESEFDAWLQDFFAPEAYTFYTAPIQVNDPEDGQQAHLIGLMLTRAWLLREIGKPDGTQQLIDAAAAHLTGTNFMATHWLITYALLAEDALGN
- a CDS encoding metallopeptidase family protein codes for the protein MRPVSDEAFEEMINDALDTIPDNFAQHMTNMVILARDYNPDNPTLLGLFEGVPLTEQHSNHTGYLPDAVFVYKNALEAICVDEEQLRHEVKVTVLHEVGHYFGLEEHELHALGWG
- the pheA gene encoding prephenate dehydratase, coding for MTRVAYLGPAGTFTEEAARSFRIDGAQYVPVESPAAALAAIDAGDVDYAVCAIENSVDGAVTTTMDALAATASAGIVGETELAIAFAIMTRPGQSLDRAKRFATHPVAQQQVKRWVGENLPQVEFIPASSNAAAAEMVANGDADVAAAPERAADLHGLEIHARGVADLGTARTRFVLVAKQPAQPAPTGDDRTAIVFRTKNEPGALVRVLQEFAARGVDMTRIESRPTREEPNTYDFFVDLAGHADDAAVASALEACAAHTTAMRQLGTWPRTAR